One region of Agrobacterium tumefaciens genomic DNA includes:
- a CDS encoding STAS domain-containing protein, translating to MAARKAAEATLKLSPVLDLNEASALHGKLMTLRGAPLSVDASEVERIGALCAQVLMAGAKSWEEDGKPFGFARVSDAFDKTMKLIGVEIDHLLLKEIKK from the coding sequence GCGACGCTGAAACTGTCACCGGTGCTGGATCTCAACGAGGCATCGGCGCTGCACGGCAAGCTGATGACGCTGAGAGGAGCACCTTTGTCGGTGGATGCGTCCGAGGTGGAACGTATCGGTGCGCTTTGCGCCCAGGTCCTGATGGCCGGTGCGAAGTCCTGGGAAGAGGACGGCAAGCCGTTCGGTTTTGCCAGAGTGTCCGATGCATTCGACAAGACCATGAAACTGATAGGCGTCGAAATCGATCATTTGCTCCTGAAGGAGATCAAGAAGTGA
- the cheY1 gene encoding chemotaxis response regulator CheY1 — protein MKKKVLTVDDSRTIRNMLLVTLNNAGFETIQAEDGIEGLEVLEQSNPDVIVTDINMPRLDGFGFIEGVRRNEKYRAIPILVLTTESDAEKKNRARQAGATGWIVKPFDPAKLIDAIERVTA, from the coding sequence GTGAAGAAAAAAGTTCTTACCGTGGATGATTCCAGAACGATCAGGAACATGCTCCTGGTCACGCTCAACAATGCCGGTTTCGAGACAATTCAGGCCGAAGACGGCATTGAGGGTCTCGAAGTGCTGGAGCAGAGCAACCCCGACGTTATCGTGACCGATATCAACATGCCCCGTCTTGACGGTTTCGGCTTCATCGAGGGTGTGCGTCGCAACGAGAAGTACCGGGCCATACCGATCCTCGTTCTGACGACCGAAAGCGACGCAGAGAAGAAGAACCGCGCCCGTCAGGCCGGTGCGACCGGCTGGATCGTCAAGCCGTTCGATCCTGCGAAGCTCATCGATGCCATTGAACGCGTAACTGCCTGA